From a single Tissierellales bacterium genomic region:
- a CDS encoding methylcobamide--CoM methyltransferase — MDPKTRLLEAMKKNKVDRPPCICPGGMMNMIVRELVEDKELTWPDAHTNGEKMAKLARKSYDAGSFENYGVPFCMTIEAEAMGAKVSLGTMDTEPRVTEYCISKSEEYNALKTLNFSEGRPKVVLDAIKYIKRSGEEVPIIGNLVGPISLASSLVDPMVFYKEMRKKPEEVHRLLEFVTEESLKFGIEQLKAGADVITIADPSGTGEILGAKQFSAFAVPYLNRLVEGLEAYKPNSVIVHICGRLKSVYSPLNDLKAGVISFDAITSILQVKEFVKDKAIMGNVSTYTLEYGEEDKIEQISKKCVEQGVNILSPACG; from the coding sequence ATGGATCCTAAAACTAGGCTTTTGGAAGCGATGAAAAAAAATAAAGTAGATAGACCACCTTGCATTTGTCCTGGTGGAATGATGAACATGATAGTAAGAGAGCTTGTTGAAGATAAAGAACTTACTTGGCCAGATGCGCATACAAATGGTGAGAAAATGGCAAAACTTGCAAGAAAAAGTTATGACGCAGGTAGTTTTGAAAACTATGGAGTCCCATTTTGTATGACTATAGAAGCAGAAGCTATGGGTGCAAAAGTCAGTCTTGGGACAATGGATACAGAACCTAGAGTTACAGAGTATTGCATATCAAAGAGTGAAGAGTACAATGCTTTAAAAACTTTGAATTTTAGTGAAGGCAGACCGAAAGTAGTATTAGATGCAATAAAGTACATCAAACGTAGTGGGGAGGAAGTTCCGATTATTGGAAATCTAGTAGGGCCGATAAGTTTAGCAAGTTCACTTGTAGATCCTATGGTGTTTTATAAAGAAATGAGAAAAAAGCCTGAAGAAGTACACCGATTATTAGAGTTTGTGACAGAAGAGAGTCTAAAATTTGGTATAGAGCAGCTAAAAGCAGGAGCAGATGTCATAACTATTGCAGATCCAAGTGGAACAGGGGAAATACTCGGAGCAAAACAGTTTTCAGCATTTGCAGTACCTTACTTAAATAGATTAGTTGAAGGACTTGAAGCCTATAAACCCAATAGTGTTATAGTTCATATTTGTGGAAGACTCAAAAGTGTCTACTCTCCGTTAAATGATTTGAAAGCAGGGGTAATAAGTTTTGATGCCATAACTAGCATATTGCAAGTTAAAGAATTTGTTAAAGATAAAGCTATAATGGGGAATGTAAGTACCTATACGCTTGAATATGGTGAAGAAGATAAGATAGAACAAATATCGAAAAAGTGTGTCGAGCAAGGCGTTAATATATTGTCGCCAGCTTGTGG
- a CDS encoding corrinoid protein, with protein sequence MKTKEVLLEELKECVIEMEDEEIVDVAKEYIQNGYDAFDGVQDGLCKGMERAGELFEEEEYYIPELLICSDAMYEGIGVLKEHIIEDPSAEKLKAVVGVVEGDTHDIGKNIYKIMLESNGFEVIDLGRDVTCESFIETARKEKAHLIGMSTLMTTTMGHMKEVIEALEKEGIRDEVVVMVGGGPISRSFAETIGADGYERDAALAAKLAKNLVKTKLLDKIALGA encoded by the coding sequence ATGAAGACTAAAGAAGTATTATTAGAAGAATTGAAAGAATGTGTCATAGAAATGGAGGATGAAGAAATTGTTGATGTTGCGAAAGAGTATATTCAAAATGGATATGACGCATTTGACGGAGTACAAGATGGGCTTTGTAAGGGAATGGAGAGAGCTGGAGAACTCTTTGAAGAAGAGGAATACTATATTCCTGAATTATTAATATGTTCTGATGCTATGTATGAAGGTATAGGAGTATTAAAAGAACACATAATAGAAGATCCAAGCGCAGAGAAACTAAAAGCAGTAGTTGGAGTAGTTGAAGGAGATACTCATGATATAGGAAAGAATATTTATAAAATCATGCTTGAATCTAATGGATTTGAAGTTATAGATTTGGGAAGAGATGTTACATGTGAATCATTTATAGAAACTGCGAGAAAAGAAAAAGCTCATTTAATAGGGATGTCGACACTGATGACTACGACTATGGGACATATGAAAGAGGTAATAGAGGCTCTTGAAAAGGAAGGGATAAGAGACGAGGTTGTAGTAATGGTAGGTGGAGGACCTATTTCTAGAAGTTTCGCAGAAACAATAGGAGCAGATGGATATGAAAGAGATGCTGCACTTGCTGCAAAATTAGCTAAAAATTTAGTTAAAACAAAGTTGCTAGATAAGATTGCATTGGGGGCTTAA